A single region of the Capra hircus breed San Clemente chromosome 14, ASM170441v1, whole genome shotgun sequence genome encodes:
- the LY6H gene encoding lymphocyte antigen 6H: MPVSQTTPARSPRPFPRPAWSMLPAAMKGLGLVLLAALLCSAPAHGLWCQDCTLTTNSSHCTPKQCHPSDTVCATVWITDPSSSRKDHSVNKMCASSCDFVKRHFFSDYLMGFINSGILKVEVDCCEKDLCNGAAQAGRSPWALAGGLLLSLGPALLWAGP; the protein is encoded by the exons AT GCCGGTGTCCCAGACGACCCCCGCCCGCAGCCCCCGCCCCTTCCCGAGGCCCGCCTGGAGCATGttgcctgcagccatgaaggGTCTCGGCCTGGTGCTGCTGGCCGCTCTGCTGTGCTCGGCCCCCG CTCATGGCCTGTGGTGCCAGGACTGCACGCTGACCACCAACTCCAGCCACTGCACCCCGAAGCAGTGCCATCCATCAGACACGGTGTGTGCCACTGTCTGGATCACAGATCCCAGCAGCA GCAGGAAGGATCATTCCGTGAACAAGATGTGTGCCTCGTCCTGTGATTTTGTGAAGCGGCACTTTTTCTCAGACTATCTGATGGGCTTCATTAACTCTGGGATCTTGAAGGTGGAAGTGGACTGCTGCGAGAAGGATCTGTGCAATGGGGCGGCACAGGCAGGGCGCAGCCCCTGGGCGCTGGCCGGGGGGCTCCTGCTCAGCCTGGGGCCCGCCCTCCTCTGGGCTGGACCCTGA